The following coding sequences lie in one Anguilla rostrata isolate EN2019 chromosome 8, ASM1855537v3, whole genome shotgun sequence genomic window:
- the gpnmb gene encoding protein QNR-71 isoform X3, with the protein MGGWQAISYLALAFLISHADGLKTYRDMFAHAHSVKFPPIPGWFPDSNPWDDYLYPPFRPQDLLLRGKGKHVSVHLSSDGPAIQGSCITFTAALEYPKCQREDANGDANGDAVYDEHCDDGTEASANGQVRTVYSWTSWLDDYGFGKCLDPSLCNVFPDGRPFPQSNDWRRKSYVYVWHTMGQYFETYSGSSSSLTLNTSKVELGAGMMEVMVYRMRDRRKYSPTASDNGVYFVTDKIPLAVNLSQKQAQNLSENLFVRGADLVFNVLLHDPSSYLKTAAAVDYIWDFSDGNQLVTHSNVATHAYSDLGNVTVKLIVQAAFPVPCPPSKPTATTVTFPRTTAAVPVTTAGVPMTTADMTTVLPTTEPLPPTTDAVKTPGFSGTPTAGADPTHPESTAPPLWHQRPLQETECYRYLYGNFQKEILIVEGKLAVQSVQANKITDVSAAKVTNTTVSFLVKCLGSTPTSACTIISDAPCREVQNIVCDDVPPAPACEVTLKRTFLHPGTYCVNITLEGVASLALASTHVTIEPGEKVSEAPQAAAVVLSTSAVLVAIFGFIAFTVYKRYKVYRPVRRSPAETEEGGVWLRFGRLRSSRFPANEERSRLLHNRPPL; encoded by the exons ATGGGGGGCTGGCAAGCGATTTCATACCTGGCGTTAGCGTTTTTAATCTCTCACGCGGATGGGCTGAAAA CATACAGAGATATGTTCGCTCACGCGCATTCGGTGAAGTTCCCTCCAATTCCTGGATGGTTCCCGGACAGCAACCCGTGGGATGACTATCTGTACCCGCCTTTCAGACCGCAGGACCTCCTCCTGCGAGGAAAAG GTAAACACGTGAGCGTGCACCTGAGCAGCGACGGCCCGGCGATCCAGGGGTCCTGCATCACCTTCACGGCGGCGCTGGAGTACCCCAAGTGCCAGCGGGAGGACGCTAATGGGGACGCTAACGGGGACGCGGTGTACGACGAGCACTGCGACGACGGTACGGAGGCCTCAG cgaATGGGCAGGTGCGCACAGTATATAGCTGGACGTCCTGGCTGGATGATTATGGATTTGGGAAGTGTTTGGACCCATCTCTCTGTAACGTGTTCCCCGACGGGAGACCCTTCCCACAGAGCAACGACTGGAGACGCAAGAGCTACGTCTATGTGTGGCACACcatgg GTCAGTACTTTGAGACCTACAGTGGCTCCTCCTCCAGTCTGACCCTGAACACCAGTAAGGTGGAGCTGGGGGCGGGCATGATGGAGGTGATGGTGTACCGCATGCGCGATCGCAGGAAGTACAGCCCGACCGCCTCCGATAACGGGGTCTACTTCGTCACAG ATAAGATCCCGCTGGCCGTGAACCTCTCTCAGAAACAGGCTCAGAACCTGTCGGAGAACCTCTTTGTGAGGGGCGCAGACTTGGTCTTCAACGTTCTGCTCCACGACCCCAGCAGCTACCTGAAGACGGCGGCCGCCGTTGACTACATCTGGGACTTCAGCGACGGCAACCAGCTGGTCACCCATAGCAACGTGGCCACGCACGCCTACAGCGACCTCGGCAACGTCACGGTCAAGCTGATAGTGCAGGCGGCCTTTCCtgtgccctgccccccctccaaacccacag CTACCACGGTAACATTTCCAAGGACAactgctgctgttcctgtgaCAACTGCTGGTGTTCCCATGACGACGGCTGACATGACGACAGTGCTCCCCACGACAGAACCACTGCCCCCCACCACAGACGCGGTGAAGACCCCCGGGTTCAGCGGGACCCCGACGGCAGGGGCCGACCCCACCCATCCTGAGAGCACTGCCCCGCCCCTGTGGcaccagcgccccctacaggagaCAGAGTGCTACCGCTACCTCTATGGCAACTTCCAGAAGGAGATCCTTATCGTGG AGGGAAAGCTGGCCGTGCAGAGTGTGCAAGCCAATAAGATCACAGACGTGTCTGCTGCCAAGGTGACCAACACCACGGTGAGCTTCCTGGTGAAGTGCCTGGGCAG cACCCCGACCTCGGCCTGCACCATCATCTCCGACGCCCCCTGCAGGGAGGTGCAGAACATTGTCTGTGACGACGTGCCGCCCGCCCCGGCGTGTGAGGTCACACTCAAACGCACCTTCCTGCACCCCGGGACCTACTGCGTCAACATCACCCTGGAGGGCGTGGCCAGCCTCGCCCTGGCCTCCACCCACGTCACCATCGAGCCTGGGGAGAAgg tgtCTGAAGCTCCACAGGCTGCGGCGGTGGTACTGAGCACCAGCGCCGTCCTGGTGGCCATATTTGGCTTCATCGCCTTCACTGTGTACAA GCGCTATAAGGTTTACCGCCCGGTCCGACGGTCGCCCGCGGAGACGGAGGAGGGCGGGGTCTGGCTGCGCTTCGGGCGGCTGAGGAGCTCACGGTTTCCCGCCAACGAGGAGAGGAGCCGGCTGCTCCACAACAGACCCCCGCTGTAG
- the gpnmb gene encoding protein QNR-71 isoform X1, whose translation MGGWQAISYLALAFLISHADGLKTYRDMFAHAHSVKFPPIPGWFPDSNPWDDYLYPPFRPQDLLLRGKGKHVSVHLSSDGPAIQGSCITFTAALEYPKCQREDANGDANGDAVYDEHCDDGTEASANGQVRTVYSWTSWLDDYGFGKCLDPSLCNVFPDGRPFPQSNDWRRKSYVYVWHTMGQYFETYSGSSSSLTLNTSKVELGAGMMEVMVYRMRDRRKYSPTASDNGVYFVTDKIPLAVNLSQKQAQNLSENLFVRGADLVFNVLLHDPSSYLKTAAAVDYIWDFSDGNQLVTHSNVATHAYSDLGNVTVKLIVQAAFPVPCPPSKPTANPTAPPETHTATGKVGPTRAATTVTFPRTTAAVPVTTAGVPMTTADMTTVLPTTEPLPPTTDAVKTPGFSGTPTAGADPTHPESTAPPLWHQRPLQETECYRYLYGNFQKEILIVEGKLAVQSVQANKITDVSAAKVTNTTVSFLVKCLGSTPTSACTIISDAPCREVQNIVCDDVPPAPACEVTLKRTFLHPGTYCVNITLEGVASLALASTHVTIEPGEKVSEAPQAAAVVLSTSAVLVAIFGFIAFTVYKRYKVYRPVRRSPAETEEGGVWLRFGRLRSSRFPANEERSRLLHNRPPL comes from the exons ATGGGGGGCTGGCAAGCGATTTCATACCTGGCGTTAGCGTTTTTAATCTCTCACGCGGATGGGCTGAAAA CATACAGAGATATGTTCGCTCACGCGCATTCGGTGAAGTTCCCTCCAATTCCTGGATGGTTCCCGGACAGCAACCCGTGGGATGACTATCTGTACCCGCCTTTCAGACCGCAGGACCTCCTCCTGCGAGGAAAAG GTAAACACGTGAGCGTGCACCTGAGCAGCGACGGCCCGGCGATCCAGGGGTCCTGCATCACCTTCACGGCGGCGCTGGAGTACCCCAAGTGCCAGCGGGAGGACGCTAATGGGGACGCTAACGGGGACGCGGTGTACGACGAGCACTGCGACGACGGTACGGAGGCCTCAG cgaATGGGCAGGTGCGCACAGTATATAGCTGGACGTCCTGGCTGGATGATTATGGATTTGGGAAGTGTTTGGACCCATCTCTCTGTAACGTGTTCCCCGACGGGAGACCCTTCCCACAGAGCAACGACTGGAGACGCAAGAGCTACGTCTATGTGTGGCACACcatgg GTCAGTACTTTGAGACCTACAGTGGCTCCTCCTCCAGTCTGACCCTGAACACCAGTAAGGTGGAGCTGGGGGCGGGCATGATGGAGGTGATGGTGTACCGCATGCGCGATCGCAGGAAGTACAGCCCGACCGCCTCCGATAACGGGGTCTACTTCGTCACAG ATAAGATCCCGCTGGCCGTGAACCTCTCTCAGAAACAGGCTCAGAACCTGTCGGAGAACCTCTTTGTGAGGGGCGCAGACTTGGTCTTCAACGTTCTGCTCCACGACCCCAGCAGCTACCTGAAGACGGCGGCCGCCGTTGACTACATCTGGGACTTCAGCGACGGCAACCAGCTGGTCACCCATAGCAACGTGGCCACGCACGCCTACAGCGACCTCGGCAACGTCACGGTCAAGCTGATAGTGCAGGCGGCCTTTCCtgtgccctgccccccctccaaacccacag CCAATCCAACAGCCcccccagagacacacacagccaccgGGAAAGTGGGACCAACACGGGCtg CTACCACGGTAACATTTCCAAGGACAactgctgctgttcctgtgaCAACTGCTGGTGTTCCCATGACGACGGCTGACATGACGACAGTGCTCCCCACGACAGAACCACTGCCCCCCACCACAGACGCGGTGAAGACCCCCGGGTTCAGCGGGACCCCGACGGCAGGGGCCGACCCCACCCATCCTGAGAGCACTGCCCCGCCCCTGTGGcaccagcgccccctacaggagaCAGAGTGCTACCGCTACCTCTATGGCAACTTCCAGAAGGAGATCCTTATCGTGG AGGGAAAGCTGGCCGTGCAGAGTGTGCAAGCCAATAAGATCACAGACGTGTCTGCTGCCAAGGTGACCAACACCACGGTGAGCTTCCTGGTGAAGTGCCTGGGCAG cACCCCGACCTCGGCCTGCACCATCATCTCCGACGCCCCCTGCAGGGAGGTGCAGAACATTGTCTGTGACGACGTGCCGCCCGCCCCGGCGTGTGAGGTCACACTCAAACGCACCTTCCTGCACCCCGGGACCTACTGCGTCAACATCACCCTGGAGGGCGTGGCCAGCCTCGCCCTGGCCTCCACCCACGTCACCATCGAGCCTGGGGAGAAgg tgtCTGAAGCTCCACAGGCTGCGGCGGTGGTACTGAGCACCAGCGCCGTCCTGGTGGCCATATTTGGCTTCATCGCCTTCACTGTGTACAA GCGCTATAAGGTTTACCGCCCGGTCCGACGGTCGCCCGCGGAGACGGAGGAGGGCGGGGTCTGGCTGCGCTTCGGGCGGCTGAGGAGCTCACGGTTTCCCGCCAACGAGGAGAGGAGCCGGCTGCTCCACAACAGACCCCCGCTGTAG
- the gpnmb gene encoding protein QNR-71 isoform X2 → MGGWQAISYLALAFLISHADGLKTYRDMFAHAHSVKFPPIPGWFPDSNPWDDYLYPPFRPQDLLLRGKGKHVSVHLSSDGPAIQGSCITFTAALEYPKCQREDANGDANGDAVYDEHCDDANGQVRTVYSWTSWLDDYGFGKCLDPSLCNVFPDGRPFPQSNDWRRKSYVYVWHTMGQYFETYSGSSSSLTLNTSKVELGAGMMEVMVYRMRDRRKYSPTASDNGVYFVTDKIPLAVNLSQKQAQNLSENLFVRGADLVFNVLLHDPSSYLKTAAAVDYIWDFSDGNQLVTHSNVATHAYSDLGNVTVKLIVQAAFPVPCPPSKPTANPTAPPETHTATGKVGPTRAATTVTFPRTTAAVPVTTAGVPMTTADMTTVLPTTEPLPPTTDAVKTPGFSGTPTAGADPTHPESTAPPLWHQRPLQETECYRYLYGNFQKEILIVEGKLAVQSVQANKITDVSAAKVTNTTVSFLVKCLGSTPTSACTIISDAPCREVQNIVCDDVPPAPACEVTLKRTFLHPGTYCVNITLEGVASLALASTHVTIEPGEKVSEAPQAAAVVLSTSAVLVAIFGFIAFTVYKRYKVYRPVRRSPAETEEGGVWLRFGRLRSSRFPANEERSRLLHNRPPL, encoded by the exons ATGGGGGGCTGGCAAGCGATTTCATACCTGGCGTTAGCGTTTTTAATCTCTCACGCGGATGGGCTGAAAA CATACAGAGATATGTTCGCTCACGCGCATTCGGTGAAGTTCCCTCCAATTCCTGGATGGTTCCCGGACAGCAACCCGTGGGATGACTATCTGTACCCGCCTTTCAGACCGCAGGACCTCCTCCTGCGAGGAAAAG GTAAACACGTGAGCGTGCACCTGAGCAGCGACGGCCCGGCGATCCAGGGGTCCTGCATCACCTTCACGGCGGCGCTGGAGTACCCCAAGTGCCAGCGGGAGGACGCTAATGGGGACGCTAACGGGGACGCGGTGTACGACGAGCACTGCGACGACG cgaATGGGCAGGTGCGCACAGTATATAGCTGGACGTCCTGGCTGGATGATTATGGATTTGGGAAGTGTTTGGACCCATCTCTCTGTAACGTGTTCCCCGACGGGAGACCCTTCCCACAGAGCAACGACTGGAGACGCAAGAGCTACGTCTATGTGTGGCACACcatgg GTCAGTACTTTGAGACCTACAGTGGCTCCTCCTCCAGTCTGACCCTGAACACCAGTAAGGTGGAGCTGGGGGCGGGCATGATGGAGGTGATGGTGTACCGCATGCGCGATCGCAGGAAGTACAGCCCGACCGCCTCCGATAACGGGGTCTACTTCGTCACAG ATAAGATCCCGCTGGCCGTGAACCTCTCTCAGAAACAGGCTCAGAACCTGTCGGAGAACCTCTTTGTGAGGGGCGCAGACTTGGTCTTCAACGTTCTGCTCCACGACCCCAGCAGCTACCTGAAGACGGCGGCCGCCGTTGACTACATCTGGGACTTCAGCGACGGCAACCAGCTGGTCACCCATAGCAACGTGGCCACGCACGCCTACAGCGACCTCGGCAACGTCACGGTCAAGCTGATAGTGCAGGCGGCCTTTCCtgtgccctgccccccctccaaacccacag CCAATCCAACAGCCcccccagagacacacacagccaccgGGAAAGTGGGACCAACACGGGCtg CTACCACGGTAACATTTCCAAGGACAactgctgctgttcctgtgaCAACTGCTGGTGTTCCCATGACGACGGCTGACATGACGACAGTGCTCCCCACGACAGAACCACTGCCCCCCACCACAGACGCGGTGAAGACCCCCGGGTTCAGCGGGACCCCGACGGCAGGGGCCGACCCCACCCATCCTGAGAGCACTGCCCCGCCCCTGTGGcaccagcgccccctacaggagaCAGAGTGCTACCGCTACCTCTATGGCAACTTCCAGAAGGAGATCCTTATCGTGG AGGGAAAGCTGGCCGTGCAGAGTGTGCAAGCCAATAAGATCACAGACGTGTCTGCTGCCAAGGTGACCAACACCACGGTGAGCTTCCTGGTGAAGTGCCTGGGCAG cACCCCGACCTCGGCCTGCACCATCATCTCCGACGCCCCCTGCAGGGAGGTGCAGAACATTGTCTGTGACGACGTGCCGCCCGCCCCGGCGTGTGAGGTCACACTCAAACGCACCTTCCTGCACCCCGGGACCTACTGCGTCAACATCACCCTGGAGGGCGTGGCCAGCCTCGCCCTGGCCTCCACCCACGTCACCATCGAGCCTGGGGAGAAgg tgtCTGAAGCTCCACAGGCTGCGGCGGTGGTACTGAGCACCAGCGCCGTCCTGGTGGCCATATTTGGCTTCATCGCCTTCACTGTGTACAA GCGCTATAAGGTTTACCGCCCGGTCCGACGGTCGCCCGCGGAGACGGAGGAGGGCGGGGTCTGGCTGCGCTTCGGGCGGCTGAGGAGCTCACGGTTTCCCGCCAACGAGGAGAGGAGCCGGCTGCTCCACAACAGACCCCCGCTGTAG
- the oxnad1 gene encoding oxidoreductase NAD-binding domain-containing protein 1 isoform X4 has product MKNICVFRRMSSIRKTDHLERTANNSRQMAVFPAKVCGIKNESDSVRRLRLSVPHPDFTFKAGQWVDFFIPGQEKVGGFSICSSPALLRGEGVIELAVKYAVHPPAHWIHRSCRLDSEVAVRVGGDFFFDPAPTGPAVDLLLVAGGVGINPLYSILLHALDLQRHHQAAGQGYKPGAVQLCYSAKNTQELLFKRSIVEACQEFPGKFFCDFHLTRQSEAVDPQLQPFISGGRISEQVLREHLERLARAGQRETLCYLCGPPPMIESVSEHLQHLGLPPHRILFEKWW; this is encoded by the exons ATGAagaatatttgtgtttttcg ACGAATGAGTTCCATAAGAAAAACAGACCACTTGGAGAGAACAGCCAACAACTCCCGACAGATG GCTGTGTTCCCGGCGAAGGTTTGTGGGATCAAGAACGAGTCGGACTCTGTGAGACGActccgtctgtccgtcccccATCCGGATTTCACCTTCAAAGCGGGGCAGTG GGTGGACTTCTTCATCCCCGGCCAGGAGAAGGTGGGCGGGTTCTCCATCTGCtcgagccccgccctgctgcgAGGGGAGGGTGTGATTGAGCTGGCCGTCAAGTACGCCGTGCACCCGCCAGCCCACTGGATCCACCGCTCG tgcaggCTGGATTCAGAGGTGGCCGTCCGAGTGGGCGGGGACTTCTTCTTTGACCCCGCCCCTACGGGCCCGGCGGTGGACCTGCTGCTGGTGGCGGGCGGAGTGGGGATTAACCCTCTGTACTCCATCTTGCTGCATGCGCTGGACCTGCAGCGCCACCACCAGGCGGCAGGCCAGGGCTACAAGCCAGGAGCCGTGCAGCTCTGCTACAGTGCCAAGAACACCCAGGAGCTGCTGTTCAAG AGGTCGATCGTGGAGGCCTGTCAGGAGTTCCCCGGAAAGTTCTTCTGCGACTTCCACCTCACGCGCCAGAGCGAAGCCGTGGACCCGCAGCTGCAGCCCTTCATCAGCG gtGGCAGGATATCTGAGCAGGTTCTAAGGGAGCACCTGGAGAGGCTGGCGCGGGCGGGGCAGCGGGAGACTCTGTGCTACCTGTGCGGGCCGCCGCCCATGATCGAGAGCGTCTCCGAGCACCTGCAGCACCTGGGCCTGCCCCCCCACAGGATCCTGTTTGAGAAGTGGtggtag
- the oxnad1 gene encoding oxidoreductase NAD-binding domain-containing protein 1 isoform X1, whose amino-acid sequence MPSVEHQSGSGTVGESLALPASAMAACGWLKVAGSFAAPGPSRLLRPLALCPIPASRCLASRTSSLCRRMSSIRKTDHLERTANNSRQMAVFPAKVCGIKNESDSVRRLRLSVPHPDFTFKAGQWVDFFIPGQEKVGGFSICSSPALLRGEGVIELAVKYAVHPPAHWIHRSCRLDSEVAVRVGGDFFFDPAPTGPAVDLLLVAGGVGINPLYSILLHALDLQRHHQAAGQGYKPGAVQLCYSAKNTQELLFKRSIVEACQEFPGKFFCDFHLTRQSEAVDPQLQPFISGGRISEQVLREHLERLARAGQRETLCYLCGPPPMIESVSEHLQHLGLPPHRILFEKWW is encoded by the exons ATGCCATCAGTTGAACACCAGAGTGGG TCTGGTACTGTCGGGGAAAGCTTGGCTCTCCCTGCTTCCGCGATGGCGGCTTGCGGTTGGCTGAAGGTCGCTGGAAGCTTCGCGGCGCCGGGTCCGTCCAGACTGCTCCGCCCGCTGGCTTTGTGTCCGATCCCGGCCAGCAGGTGCCTGGCCTCTCGAACGTCGTCATTGTGTCG ACGAATGAGTTCCATAAGAAAAACAGACCACTTGGAGAGAACAGCCAACAACTCCCGACAGATG GCTGTGTTCCCGGCGAAGGTTTGTGGGATCAAGAACGAGTCGGACTCTGTGAGACGActccgtctgtccgtcccccATCCGGATTTCACCTTCAAAGCGGGGCAGTG GGTGGACTTCTTCATCCCCGGCCAGGAGAAGGTGGGCGGGTTCTCCATCTGCtcgagccccgccctgctgcgAGGGGAGGGTGTGATTGAGCTGGCCGTCAAGTACGCCGTGCACCCGCCAGCCCACTGGATCCACCGCTCG tgcaggCTGGATTCAGAGGTGGCCGTCCGAGTGGGCGGGGACTTCTTCTTTGACCCCGCCCCTACGGGCCCGGCGGTGGACCTGCTGCTGGTGGCGGGCGGAGTGGGGATTAACCCTCTGTACTCCATCTTGCTGCATGCGCTGGACCTGCAGCGCCACCACCAGGCGGCAGGCCAGGGCTACAAGCCAGGAGCCGTGCAGCTCTGCTACAGTGCCAAGAACACCCAGGAGCTGCTGTTCAAG AGGTCGATCGTGGAGGCCTGTCAGGAGTTCCCCGGAAAGTTCTTCTGCGACTTCCACCTCACGCGCCAGAGCGAAGCCGTGGACCCGCAGCTGCAGCCCTTCATCAGCG gtGGCAGGATATCTGAGCAGGTTCTAAGGGAGCACCTGGAGAGGCTGGCGCGGGCGGGGCAGCGGGAGACTCTGTGCTACCTGTGCGGGCCGCCGCCCATGATCGAGAGCGTCTCCGAGCACCTGCAGCACCTGGGCCTGCCCCCCCACAGGATCCTGTTTGAGAAGTGGtggtag
- the oxnad1 gene encoding oxidoreductase NAD-binding domain-containing protein 1 isoform X2 — MPSVEHQSGSGTVGESLALPASAMAACGWLKVAGSFAAPGPSRLLRPLALCPIPASRRMSSIRKTDHLERTANNSRQMAVFPAKVCGIKNESDSVRRLRLSVPHPDFTFKAGQWVDFFIPGQEKVGGFSICSSPALLRGEGVIELAVKYAVHPPAHWIHRSCRLDSEVAVRVGGDFFFDPAPTGPAVDLLLVAGGVGINPLYSILLHALDLQRHHQAAGQGYKPGAVQLCYSAKNTQELLFKRSIVEACQEFPGKFFCDFHLTRQSEAVDPQLQPFISGGRISEQVLREHLERLARAGQRETLCYLCGPPPMIESVSEHLQHLGLPPHRILFEKWW; from the exons ATGCCATCAGTTGAACACCAGAGTGGG TCTGGTACTGTCGGGGAAAGCTTGGCTCTCCCTGCTTCCGCGATGGCGGCTTGCGGTTGGCTGAAGGTCGCTGGAAGCTTCGCGGCGCCGGGTCCGTCCAGACTGCTCCGCCCGCTGGCTTTGTGTCCGATCCCGGCCAGCAG ACGAATGAGTTCCATAAGAAAAACAGACCACTTGGAGAGAACAGCCAACAACTCCCGACAGATG GCTGTGTTCCCGGCGAAGGTTTGTGGGATCAAGAACGAGTCGGACTCTGTGAGACGActccgtctgtccgtcccccATCCGGATTTCACCTTCAAAGCGGGGCAGTG GGTGGACTTCTTCATCCCCGGCCAGGAGAAGGTGGGCGGGTTCTCCATCTGCtcgagccccgccctgctgcgAGGGGAGGGTGTGATTGAGCTGGCCGTCAAGTACGCCGTGCACCCGCCAGCCCACTGGATCCACCGCTCG tgcaggCTGGATTCAGAGGTGGCCGTCCGAGTGGGCGGGGACTTCTTCTTTGACCCCGCCCCTACGGGCCCGGCGGTGGACCTGCTGCTGGTGGCGGGCGGAGTGGGGATTAACCCTCTGTACTCCATCTTGCTGCATGCGCTGGACCTGCAGCGCCACCACCAGGCGGCAGGCCAGGGCTACAAGCCAGGAGCCGTGCAGCTCTGCTACAGTGCCAAGAACACCCAGGAGCTGCTGTTCAAG AGGTCGATCGTGGAGGCCTGTCAGGAGTTCCCCGGAAAGTTCTTCTGCGACTTCCACCTCACGCGCCAGAGCGAAGCCGTGGACCCGCAGCTGCAGCCCTTCATCAGCG gtGGCAGGATATCTGAGCAGGTTCTAAGGGAGCACCTGGAGAGGCTGGCGCGGGCGGGGCAGCGGGAGACTCTGTGCTACCTGTGCGGGCCGCCGCCCATGATCGAGAGCGTCTCCGAGCACCTGCAGCACCTGGGCCTGCCCCCCCACAGGATCCTGTTTGAGAAGTGGtggtag
- the oxnad1 gene encoding oxidoreductase NAD-binding domain-containing protein 1 isoform X3: MAACGWLKVAGSFAAPGPSRLLRPLALCPIPASRCLASRTSSLCRRMSSIRKTDHLERTANNSRQMAVFPAKVCGIKNESDSVRRLRLSVPHPDFTFKAGQWVDFFIPGQEKVGGFSICSSPALLRGEGVIELAVKYAVHPPAHWIHRSCRLDSEVAVRVGGDFFFDPAPTGPAVDLLLVAGGVGINPLYSILLHALDLQRHHQAAGQGYKPGAVQLCYSAKNTQELLFKRSIVEACQEFPGKFFCDFHLTRQSEAVDPQLQPFISGGRISEQVLREHLERLARAGQRETLCYLCGPPPMIESVSEHLQHLGLPPHRILFEKWW, translated from the exons ATGGCGGCTTGCGGTTGGCTGAAGGTCGCTGGAAGCTTCGCGGCGCCGGGTCCGTCCAGACTGCTCCGCCCGCTGGCTTTGTGTCCGATCCCGGCCAGCAGGTGCCTGGCCTCTCGAACGTCGTCATTGTGTCG ACGAATGAGTTCCATAAGAAAAACAGACCACTTGGAGAGAACAGCCAACAACTCCCGACAGATG GCTGTGTTCCCGGCGAAGGTTTGTGGGATCAAGAACGAGTCGGACTCTGTGAGACGActccgtctgtccgtcccccATCCGGATTTCACCTTCAAAGCGGGGCAGTG GGTGGACTTCTTCATCCCCGGCCAGGAGAAGGTGGGCGGGTTCTCCATCTGCtcgagccccgccctgctgcgAGGGGAGGGTGTGATTGAGCTGGCCGTCAAGTACGCCGTGCACCCGCCAGCCCACTGGATCCACCGCTCG tgcaggCTGGATTCAGAGGTGGCCGTCCGAGTGGGCGGGGACTTCTTCTTTGACCCCGCCCCTACGGGCCCGGCGGTGGACCTGCTGCTGGTGGCGGGCGGAGTGGGGATTAACCCTCTGTACTCCATCTTGCTGCATGCGCTGGACCTGCAGCGCCACCACCAGGCGGCAGGCCAGGGCTACAAGCCAGGAGCCGTGCAGCTCTGCTACAGTGCCAAGAACACCCAGGAGCTGCTGTTCAAG AGGTCGATCGTGGAGGCCTGTCAGGAGTTCCCCGGAAAGTTCTTCTGCGACTTCCACCTCACGCGCCAGAGCGAAGCCGTGGACCCGCAGCTGCAGCCCTTCATCAGCG gtGGCAGGATATCTGAGCAGGTTCTAAGGGAGCACCTGGAGAGGCTGGCGCGGGCGGGGCAGCGGGAGACTCTGTGCTACCTGTGCGGGCCGCCGCCCATGATCGAGAGCGTCTCCGAGCACCTGCAGCACCTGGGCCTGCCCCCCCACAGGATCCTGTTTGAGAAGTGGtggtag
- the oxnad1 gene encoding oxidoreductase NAD-binding domain-containing protein 1 isoform X5 translates to MSSIRKTDHLERTANNSRQMAVFPAKVCGIKNESDSVRRLRLSVPHPDFTFKAGQWVDFFIPGQEKVGGFSICSSPALLRGEGVIELAVKYAVHPPAHWIHRSCRLDSEVAVRVGGDFFFDPAPTGPAVDLLLVAGGVGINPLYSILLHALDLQRHHQAAGQGYKPGAVQLCYSAKNTQELLFKRSIVEACQEFPGKFFCDFHLTRQSEAVDPQLQPFISGGRISEQVLREHLERLARAGQRETLCYLCGPPPMIESVSEHLQHLGLPPHRILFEKWW, encoded by the exons ATGAGTTCCATAAGAAAAACAGACCACTTGGAGAGAACAGCCAACAACTCCCGACAGATG GCTGTGTTCCCGGCGAAGGTTTGTGGGATCAAGAACGAGTCGGACTCTGTGAGACGActccgtctgtccgtcccccATCCGGATTTCACCTTCAAAGCGGGGCAGTG GGTGGACTTCTTCATCCCCGGCCAGGAGAAGGTGGGCGGGTTCTCCATCTGCtcgagccccgccctgctgcgAGGGGAGGGTGTGATTGAGCTGGCCGTCAAGTACGCCGTGCACCCGCCAGCCCACTGGATCCACCGCTCG tgcaggCTGGATTCAGAGGTGGCCGTCCGAGTGGGCGGGGACTTCTTCTTTGACCCCGCCCCTACGGGCCCGGCGGTGGACCTGCTGCTGGTGGCGGGCGGAGTGGGGATTAACCCTCTGTACTCCATCTTGCTGCATGCGCTGGACCTGCAGCGCCACCACCAGGCGGCAGGCCAGGGCTACAAGCCAGGAGCCGTGCAGCTCTGCTACAGTGCCAAGAACACCCAGGAGCTGCTGTTCAAG AGGTCGATCGTGGAGGCCTGTCAGGAGTTCCCCGGAAAGTTCTTCTGCGACTTCCACCTCACGCGCCAGAGCGAAGCCGTGGACCCGCAGCTGCAGCCCTTCATCAGCG gtGGCAGGATATCTGAGCAGGTTCTAAGGGAGCACCTGGAGAGGCTGGCGCGGGCGGGGCAGCGGGAGACTCTGTGCTACCTGTGCGGGCCGCCGCCCATGATCGAGAGCGTCTCCGAGCACCTGCAGCACCTGGGCCTGCCCCCCCACAGGATCCTGTTTGAGAAGTGGtggtag